The Neoarius graeffei isolate fNeoGra1 chromosome 12, fNeoGra1.pri, whole genome shotgun sequence genome window below encodes:
- the vps29 gene encoding vacuolar protein sorting-associated protein 29 — MLVLVLGDLHIPHRCNSLPAKFKKLLVPGKIQHILCTGNLCTKESYDYLKTLAGDVHVVRGDFDENLNYPEQKVVTVGQFKIGLIHGHQVIPWGDMASLALLQRQLDVDILISGHTHKFEAFENENKFYINPGSATGAYNALESNITPSFVLMDIQASTVVTYVYQLTGDDVKVERIEYKKS, encoded by the exons TTGGTCCTTGTATTAGGTGACTTGCACATTCCTCACCGATGCAACAGTCTACCAGCAAAGTTTAAGAAGCTGCTGGTGCCTGGCAAGATTCAACACATCCTCTGTACAGGCAACCTCTGTACGAAGGAGAGCTACGACTACCTGAAGACGCTGGCAGGAGACGTGCACGTCGTCAGAGGAGACTTTGATGAG aaTCTGAATTACCCCGAGCAGAAGGTGGTGACTGTGGGCCAGTTTAAGATCGGGCTGATCCACGGGCACCAGGTGATCCCATGGGGCGACATGGCCAGCCTCGCccttctccagaggcagctggatGTGGATATTCTCATCTCCGGTCACACGCACAAGTTTGAGGCCTTTGAGAACGAGAACAAATTTTACATCAACCCTGGTTCAGCCACAGGGGCTTACAATGCACTGGAGAG CAACATCACACCATCCTTTGTTCTGATGGACATCCAAGCGTCTACGGTCGTCACGTACGTATACCAGCTCACCGGGGATGACGTTAAAGTCGAGAGAATCGAATACAAGAAGTCATAA